The following are encoded together in the Capsulimonas corticalis genome:
- a CDS encoding VgrG-related protein — translation MANADPSHLSHFDLKLNGKQEPEVLKAMLDCTVENSLHLPDLCTVRLHDDGFVWLDSDKVKEGVTVEILAGEENVLPLKTIFQGEVTALEMDLAAHGSPTLILRCSDRSHRLHRGRKSRSFVQAKDTDIVKKVAEEDGFTVHADNTSQVHEWVFQNNQTNWEFLTERAAYNGFRLFVQGEKDLYFQKVQDQGTSSLTIEWGKDLRSFRPRTSAGRQVSEVVVRGWDPKTKQPIVGSSKTPTGVPQIGDSKTGGEIASKAFGAAKMVVADRPIHSQAEADDLARSVCDDLGGSFVEAEGLCFGQPTLKPGMMVEIKNIGKRFSGKYQVSETTHVYTPAEGFSTMFSISGKNPATLLGLLQGDGNGKRASMGGNIVVGLVTDNVDPENLGRVKVKYPWLTEDHTSYWARQSAPMAGSGRGFYFLPEVDDEVLVAFEHGDIRRPYIIGALWNGKDKPVEGNSKAISGGKVNRRTIQTRIGHTVLLDDTDGKGEMRLTTAGGHHLTLNDKEKNITAQTTSGHKIVLDDSGDKIEIVDRFGANKITISSMDQSISMTCLGDFSVTAAGNISLTSAQQLSVTAAMGINETTPAMMTQSIGGVLTQTVGGAVTQSVGGALTIQSAGAAVLTVGGAAAVTAGGAIAVTAPTIPVTGLIINNGVPIPIP, via the coding sequence ATGGCGAACGCCGATCCGTCCCATCTGTCACACTTCGATCTGAAGCTGAACGGCAAACAAGAACCGGAAGTCCTTAAGGCGATGCTGGACTGCACGGTGGAGAACAGTCTGCACCTGCCCGATCTCTGTACGGTGCGCCTTCATGATGACGGATTCGTCTGGCTGGACAGCGATAAAGTGAAGGAAGGCGTCACGGTCGAGATCCTGGCGGGTGAGGAAAATGTCCTGCCGCTCAAGACGATCTTCCAGGGCGAAGTGACCGCCCTGGAAATGGATCTGGCGGCCCACGGCTCGCCGACCTTGATTCTGCGCTGCTCGGATCGCTCGCACCGCCTGCACCGGGGCCGCAAGAGCCGGTCGTTCGTGCAGGCGAAGGATACGGATATCGTCAAAAAAGTCGCCGAGGAAGATGGCTTTACGGTCCATGCCGACAATACGTCGCAGGTCCATGAGTGGGTCTTCCAGAACAACCAGACCAACTGGGAGTTTCTGACCGAGCGGGCGGCGTACAACGGCTTTCGATTGTTTGTGCAGGGCGAGAAAGATCTGTACTTTCAGAAGGTCCAGGACCAGGGAACCAGCTCGCTCACCATCGAGTGGGGCAAGGACCTGCGATCGTTCCGCCCGCGCACGTCGGCGGGGCGGCAGGTGAGCGAAGTCGTGGTGCGCGGCTGGGACCCGAAGACCAAACAGCCCATTGTCGGCTCCAGCAAGACCCCGACGGGCGTTCCGCAGATCGGGGATTCGAAGACCGGCGGGGAGATCGCCTCCAAAGCCTTCGGCGCCGCGAAGATGGTGGTCGCCGACCGTCCCATCCATTCGCAGGCCGAGGCCGACGACCTGGCGCGGTCCGTTTGCGACGACCTCGGCGGAAGCTTCGTGGAGGCGGAGGGCCTGTGCTTCGGCCAGCCGACCCTCAAGCCCGGCATGATGGTGGAGATCAAGAATATCGGCAAGCGCTTCAGCGGCAAGTACCAAGTGAGCGAGACGACGCATGTGTACACGCCGGCCGAGGGCTTCTCCACGATGTTCTCCATCAGCGGCAAGAATCCGGCGACGCTGCTGGGCCTATTGCAGGGCGACGGGAACGGCAAGCGCGCCTCGATGGGCGGCAATATCGTCGTGGGCCTGGTGACGGACAATGTGGACCCGGAAAATTTAGGCCGCGTCAAGGTAAAGTATCCCTGGCTGACCGAAGACCACACCAGCTACTGGGCGCGCCAGTCCGCGCCGATGGCCGGCTCGGGGCGCGGCTTCTACTTCCTGCCCGAAGTGGACGACGAAGTTCTGGTGGCCTTTGAGCACGGGGATATCCGGCGTCCTTATATCATCGGCGCCCTCTGGAACGGCAAGGACAAGCCTGTCGAGGGCAACAGCAAGGCGATCTCCGGCGGCAAGGTCAACCGCCGCACGATCCAGACGCGCATCGGTCACACCGTCCTCCTGGATGACACCGATGGAAAAGGCGAGATGCGCCTGACGACGGCGGGTGGTCACCATCTGACGCTGAACGACAAAGAAAAGAACATCACGGCGCAGACGACGTCGGGCCATAAGATCGTGCTGGACGACTCCGGCGACAAGATCGAGATCGTGGACAGGTTCGGCGCGAATAAGATCACGATTTCGTCGATGGACCAGTCGATCAGCATGACCTGTCTGGGCGATTTCAGCGTCACCGCCGCCGGGAATATCTCGCTGACCTCGGCGCAGCAGCTCAGCGTCACCGCCGCCATGGGCATCAACGAGACGACGCCCGCGATGATGACGCAATCCATCGGCGGCGTCCTAACCCAGACCGTCGGCGGCGCGGTCACCCAATCGGTCGGCGGCGCCCTGACGATCCAATCCGCCGGAGCCGCCGTGCTCACCGTGGGCGGCGCGGCCGCCGTCACCGCCGGCGGCGCGATTGCGGTCACCGCGCCCACAATCCCGGTGACCGGTCTGATTATTAATAATGGGGTGCCGATACCGATACCGTAG
- a CDS encoding CIS tube protein: MALAPATLQNLENKKTFKCLFNPTEYTIAKTNNWKSKEHTGENVPKIDFTGGQSRSLKMKLFFDVFEEDGADVRTSVDMLWELALIYSDKQHPVTKKSRPPLCLFQWGPNWQFTAVVASLSVNYTLFREDGTPVRAMADVTFTEAQDDAKKKPTNPTSHGEGGRKRREVQPRDTLALIAFQEYGDANHWRRIADDNHLDDPRNLRPGQVLSIPPLS, encoded by the coding sequence ATGGCGTTAGCGCCCGCGACACTGCAAAATCTGGAAAATAAAAAGACATTCAAGTGTCTGTTCAATCCGACCGAGTACACCATCGCCAAGACCAACAACTGGAAGTCGAAGGAGCATACCGGCGAGAATGTGCCGAAGATCGACTTTACCGGGGGGCAGTCCCGCTCGCTCAAGATGAAGCTGTTTTTCGACGTCTTTGAAGAGGACGGCGCGGATGTGCGGACATCGGTGGATATGCTCTGGGAGCTGGCGCTAATCTATTCAGACAAACAGCACCCGGTGACCAAGAAGTCGCGGCCGCCGCTGTGTCTCTTTCAGTGGGGGCCGAACTGGCAGTTTACGGCGGTGGTCGCGAGCCTGTCCGTCAACTACACGCTGTTCCGCGAGGACGGCACGCCAGTGCGGGCGATGGCCGACGTGACGTTTACGGAAGCGCAAGACGACGCCAAGAAGAAGCCGACCAACCCGACATCCCACGGCGAGGGCGGCCGCAAGCGGCGAGAGGTGCAGCCGCGCGACACTCTGGCGCTGATCGCGTTTCAGGAGTATGGCGACGCGAACCACTGGCGCCGGATCGCCGACGACAACCATCTCGACGACCCGCGGAATCTGCGCCCGGGGCAGGTGCTTTCCATCCCGCCGCTTTCGTAA